In the genome of Cervus elaphus chromosome 5, mCerEla1.1, whole genome shotgun sequence, the window GCTGGGAGACCCCGCAGGCTGCAGGGACCCCTCGGTTTGTCGGGGGCCCCGCCTCCTCTCTCCTGCTCTGTGTCATGGGGTGCCCACCGCCGGCTGCAACCGCTGGAAGCTGGGGGCAGTCAGAAGGAAGCTGGGGGGTCCTCTGTCGCAGCGGCACAGCACCTCCTGGACCGGGTGAGGGGACCGGCCCTCTGAATGCAGCCAGGGGCCACGAGCAGCCTTCTCCCAAGGTGGCCTGTCCATCTGATCCCTCGCGGCCTCAAGGAGAGAGGGCGGGGCAGCCCCCAGCCCACTGCGGGCACCTTCCGGCTTCCTGTCCCCGTGGCCCGCGGCCACCACTGGCCGTGCGCACCTGGAGCCCCGGCAGGGGAGCTCTGGGCGGGAGGAGGGTGGACTTGGCACGGGGGACCCTGCCGGGCGGCACAAGGGAATATGACCGGGAAGCAGAGGCGGCGGAGAGAGGCCTCGGAGTGGCGGGGGGAGCGGGGACGTTCCACCAGCTCAGGGGGTCCCTGGGAGGCGGCCTGCTTCTGCAGAGTGCTGTCCCGGATTCTTGACACCAGGATATTTTGACTCGGGGCGGGGGGCTGTTTCACGCGTGTTCGTTTTCTGCTCATAGAATCACGGGGGTCCAGCCTCCCCGCTGTGTCAgtggggaaaccgaggcccgGACAGGTACATCAGTTGCCGGTGCCTTCGAGTCCGGGCCGAGCACCCCCGCGGGCGGAGGAGCCGGCTGGGAGCGGGCGTGGGAGGAGGCAGCGGGCGGGGCTGAGGAGCGCCCCGCCCAGACGCGCAGCAGCGGGCGGGGGCTGCTGGGGGGCGGGCCCCCTCCGAGCGCTCCAGCACCAAGGCTGCACTCCCAGTGGGGCGCCCAGCGGTGGGAGCGCGCGGGGCCTCTGGGCAGCTCCCGGCTCTCAAGGATGGAGCCAGCCGGCTGAGCAAGGAGGGTGGTCCCGGCAGACCCAGGGGCTTCCAGGGGAGGGGTGGCGGGGCTGCCACAGAAGCCTCGAGAAGCGAGCTGAgcccggggcggggagggggggtacCACAGAAGCGACTCACCTCTGCGAGGTCTTGGTTTCTCTGGGAGAAGACTCGGGCTGACCTGACCCCCGCCTTCCAGGAGGGCCGGGGCACGGTGGGTCGTCCTCGGGCCGGTGCCTGCCTGGCGGGGGCCGGGGGGCGGGCGGCTGCCCGGGTATCTCCGGCCGTGCCTCGAGGTCCAGCTGCTCACGAGCTTTCTCTCTTGGCAGGGGTCTCAGGACCTGAagcagagctgagagatgccgCCGGAGCGCCTGGAGGGGGCCTGCCTTCTGGAGACGCCCCGTGGGCGGTGAAGAGTGCTGGGGGAGCCCCCGACCGACGGCAGGGTCACCCCGGCTCCTGCGGAGAAGGGGCTCGGGGCCTGGGCGGCGCCGGCCGCGCCGCAGCTATGGACCGAGCGCTGGCGCGGCCCGCGTCCTCGCTGAGCCCGCCCGCCGGCCTCCGCGCGCGCCATGCCCGGCTTCGCGGTGTACATCGCGGTGGAGCTGGCCATCGCCGTGCTGGCCATCCTGGGCAACGTGCTGGTGTGCTGGGCCGTGTGGCTCAACAGCAACCTGCAGAATGTCACCAACTACTTCGTGGCGTCGCTGGCGGCGGCCGACATCGCCGTGGGGGTGCTCGCCATCCCCTTCGCCGTGACCCTGAGCACCGGCTTCTGCGCCGCCTGCCACAGCTGCCTCTTCTTCGCCTGCTTCGTCCTGGTGCTCACGCAGAGCTCCATCTTCAGCCTGCTGGCCATCGCCATTGACCGATACATCGCCATCAGAATCCCGCTCCGGTGAGTCCTGCTCTGGGGTGCCTCGTGCAGGGCCGCACCCGTGAGGGGCTGTGCCGGGGGTCAGGGTGAACCAGGGGTCAGGGTGAACTCGGGGGTCAGGGCGAACCAGGGTCAGGGGGAACTCGGGGGTCATGGTGAACCAGGGTCAGGGTGAACTCGGGGTCAGGGTGAACCAGGGTCAGCGTGAACTCGGGGGTCATGGTGAACCAGGGGTCAGGGGGAACTCGGGGGTCAGGGTGAACCAGGGTCAGGGTGAACTCGGGGTCAGGGTGAACCAGGGTCAGGGTGAACCCGGGATCAGGGTGAACCCGGGGTCAGGGTGAACTCGGGGGTCAGGGTGAACCCGGGGTCAGGGTGAAGTCGGGGGTCAGGGTGAACTCGGGGGTCAGGGTGAACCCGGGATCAGGGTGAACTCGGGGGTCAGGGTGAACCCGGGGTCAGGGTGAACTCGGGGGTCAGGGTGAACCCGGGGTCAGGGTGAACTCGGGGGTCAGGGTTTggtctggtgtgtgtgtgagcgggGACGGGGCCGCAGGGCTGCCCAGGGCTTGGCTGGCCAGCAGCTGTGCGCCGCCGGCTGATCGCCGTGGGCTGGGCCAGGCTGGTACCCCCGGGGCTACCTGGGAGAGGCTGCCATGCTGCAGCTCCTGGTGACCCGTGTGTCCAAGCCTGGGGTGGCTGCATCTGAGCCTCCCCTCACGCAGCTGATGCTGGGGTGGGGCGGGCCCCACGGGAAACCACAGGGCCCTGCTGGAAGCCGCCTTCTTCCAGCCCCTCTGGGCCAGCCTGCAGCTTGCAGTTAGGGAAATGACCCCGAGGGGAAGTGACTTGGCCTGATGCCTGTGAGTCACTTGGACCTCTATGCAAATTGTGTTTCTCAGTCACTGGGTGCTCTCCGCCCCGGTGGGGTTTTCCTGGTGAAACTTGTGAAATGACTTCAGGCAAGTGCTGTGGAAACAAAGACTCTCTCCGAGGCTGAGTTCACTGAAATGCAGCCTCCACCCACACCATCACCACCCTGGCCGGGCTAGGAAGTgcgtccctccccaccccacccctgaggGAGGCAGGGCCGAAGCCCCCCGACTCAGGGGGCTTCggccctgcctccctgcccctccgtTCCATGGCGGCAGGCCCGAGGAAGGTGGTGAATGCGCACAGGTGGCGCCTACTTCCGGAGCAGCCCCATGCTGGGCTGAGGGCACCCCGGCTGGCATGGGGCAGATGCTTGATGAGCAAGTGGAAAGGGTGCGTGTGGAACCCGAGGGCACGCTTAGAGATCATTTGCTCTCATCATGTGGGTGGGAAAGCAACGGAAGCGTCAGCCCCTGGGGCCACGCTGCAAGCTGGCAGCATGGCAGGACCGGGTCTGGGAAGGAGCACGCCTGCCGCCGGCTGCCTGGTCAGGCAGCCGTTACTGCCCCCGGGGCTCTTGGGGGACAGCAGACGCCTGCGTCCCGCGAGAGCCTAGGACCCTCGTCAGAAGGAAAGGCGACCCCGGCCCTAACCTTGGACCAGCCTGAATGGCAGGCTGGAGTCCAGGCTGGTCCAGGACACAGAGGTTGGTCTGACTGACGTCCCCTTCCAGGCCAGGGCTGCTGTGGCCCTGATTCAAGCAAGGGACAGCAGGTCTTGGGGCGATCAGGGCTGCTGATCGCAACAGAGAGGCCCAtggcttctttttcttgtctcttctctgagactcagaagtcccagcctccctccctggtGCAAGTGGGTGGCCCGCGCTGTGTGATGGTGGGGAGTCCGCTGCCCCTCTCTGGGCCCGTTTTTCATCGGTTCCAGGGGCCGGGTCTCTAGCCCTTGATGCTCACAAAGGTGTTTTGAGGGCCCAGTGAGTGGACTGGCGTGGTGGGGCCCTGTGGGAGGATGGCAGGAGGGTGGATGGGGATTCAGGCCTTTCTGAAGCTGCTGGAGGCTCAGAGCTGTGGGCCTGGCCACCCCTcctcagccctgcctgcctcccggGCCCTGTGACCTTCAGGAATGGGGCCTAGTCCCACCCCGACCTCAGCCATCTGAGCTCCATGAGGCAGGGCTCTGGAGGGGCCGGCCTGGCTCCCGGGTCAGGCAGCCGTGGgctgacggtggaggtgatgttcGTCCCTCCGGGGCCGGGCACCACCACCGCCAGAGGATGTGAGCTCACGTCTCCGCTCATCCCCGGCCGGCGACATGGCCTCCGGcggctgtgaccctcctgttgCTCAGGAGGATGGCAGCAGCTGCTCCGAAGGAAAAGTGTCTCCTGACCCTGGGACGCCAGGGCCGGGGGACAAGGCGTGGGACGCTGTCTGCTGGGGCGCCCGAGAACAGGCCGGGCGTGAGGGGGACGAGACAGAGGCAGGTGGGACCTGGAGCTCCTGGCAGCTCTGGGGCCGCTGCCCGGCTCGGGACGCTCGTCCCTGCCCCCTCCAGCGGAAGCCAGCCCGGCCCGTGTGCTGTTTCCTGCTCTGCTCAGGAGGCCCGCTGGCTGCTCTGAAGTCCAGCCTCTGACGATGCTCTAAGGTGCCCGTCCCCAGGCCCGCACCATTCACCgttaatttctctttaaaaaaatagtgcAGCTTCAGAAAGATGTCCATGCGCCTCCCGTGTGCATGGGCCCTGCTGAGCGAAGGCAGAGCCTGCCCAGAGGTGGGGACGGGCGTGCTCCGCGTCCCCAGCGGACAGACTCCTGGGGGCACTTCAGGgccacctccctcctctctcGTCAGCCCCTGGCGACTGCTCTCTCCAGACCCGGGGAGCAGCCTCcccgtggggctgcagagtccTGGCCTGGGTGCTGGATTGCCCCAGAGGGCAGACCCAAGCGCCCTGGCTTCTGAGTGGGAGATGGAGACAGCGCTCCCTGCAGGGCATGACACCGAGCCTGCTGCGGGTGCACCGGGATGCGAGCTGGTGTTGGGGGGCAGGTGTAACGGGGGTCCCGCCTGGACAGACGCCCCGGGGAAGGAAGGAGCCTGCGGACGGGccctgggcagggagaggggacaggTGCATGGCCCACGGGGCTTGTGAGGCGGCTCAGGCCTGCCCGCAcctgggagggagggtgggtTTCAGCTGCGGGCCACGGCGCCTTTGGATGACTGGGGAGAGCTCTGCTTTCTCCTGACTGAAGGGCAGATTGGCACTGAGTCCCACCGAGAACTGGGCAGTATGATGGGTCACAGGGTAAGCCCCCAGTGGGAGAGATGGGGCGGTGTGATGGGTCACAGGGTAGCCCCCAGTGGGAGAGATGGGCCCCCAGGACTGCGCAGCGCTGGCTGACTTGGGCACACCCCCGCGCGGCAGGCAGGCTGTCTGAGGCCCCGCGGGGCAGGACGAGACCGCCTCGGTCACAGACACAGCCCGGGGGCTGCCGCTGGGCCAGGCTGGGGCGTGGCCGTGGCGCCCCATTTGAGCCCAAATGTTGACCCGGTCCCCTGGGAGCCTGGGTCCAGGGCTCTCGGCCTAAGAGGCTTTCTTTTGAGTAACAAGATTAATCTGTCTGGGCGGTCCTTAAATAAGAACTGCACGTATTAAAACATCAAAAGGCAGAGAAGCAAGCCCGGTGAGGAGCTGGGCCCTTGCCCCCTGCCCCGCTGCCTTCCGGGAGGGCGAGGCCGGGCCTCCTCCAGACATCCTCTGCCCAGACGCGTGCCACCCGTGTCTGCTCCTGTCCCCAGGAGGGGCTTCCTTCACAGCCTGCAGCGGCCGACTTCCTCTCCTGGGTTTCCTCGTCTGCAtggagacagctggatggcacgGGCTCTTTAGCCGTGTTCCCAGCAGCCGTCATGCTGGGCCCCGGGTTCACTCGGGGAATGTCAGTAAGCCTCGTCTCCCTCAGCAGCTGCGCGCTGGGACTGCAGGTGAGAAGGCTGGCCTCTGCTTGATTGCCTCCAATGACAGGAGGCTCACTCCTGCCTGAGGCGGCCCGTGTCTCCTGTGAACAGCTCCCTCACCCTGAACCCACCTGCCTGCGGTTTCCACCCCCGATCTCGGTTCTGCCCTCACGGGACAGTGCTCCAGGCCTTGCGTTCTGAGTCCCGTTTtgcagacgaggaaactgaggctcagagtgacAGAACGTGGCTAAACAGGAACACACCAGCGCTAGAACCCAGAGAGGGGTAtgcttttcttcagaaaaatgtcagCATTAAAATCGCCTCCTACTCAATGAGATTATATAAATTGCTGTTTGCGGAGCACTAGAAACAGTGTCTAGCACACAGCAAATGCTACGTAAGAATtaaatgggggggaaaaaaaacctctgaCCTTACATTTGAAGCTCCAGAACCGGAAATAGGACGGTGTAGACTTTCTGTGGCTTGGGCGAACTGGGCAAGCCCATGACCTCTTCCTGCCAGAGGCACCCAAGCCCGCAGTGACTGGGGCCCCAGAGCTCGGGAGAGAGGGGTCCTGCTCGGGCACTGTTTGGGTTCAGAACTGACAGACTCGCCTTGGCCCGAGTAGCCTCTGGACTCCTGGAATGTCTACGGCAAGGCCACGCCTCTCCTGgcgtctcagtttccccacctagAGAATGAATGGTTAGATGAGAGGTCAGAGGCCACcaggttttctcttttccttaatgTGAATCAGCTGACAAAATTTAACCCATGGTGATTTTACCCAGAACAGCCGTCTCCCGGCCCCCGAGATCCTGCAGCGCGGGGCAGGCGTGTGTCGCGGTGGGGGGCGCGGGGGTGGCTGAGCGGTGTCTGGGGCCTCCCGCACACTCCATGACAGCCGGCAGCCCGCCTGCCTCGCCCCTTCGTGACCTGCAGGCCCCCCGTGTCTGCTGCCCCTTGAGCTGGTTTCTGTGGAAACTTCTAACCCTGGATTAAGGGAAGCGTGTTTCTCCTCGACACCTATTCCGTCCTGTCTCAGTGATGGTCATGCAGAGATGGACTCAGGATCCACGGGGCCCCCAGCCTTGGGAGCCCAGCTTGGGTGGGATTCGTTGAGCTTGATACTCCTCTGGGAAGATAGCTGACCTGAGCTTTAAAAGGATGGGTGGGGTTTACTGGTAGAGGTGTTGGGGAACCCAACCCCTGAAGCGCAGGTCATCCATCGGAACACTGAGGTCGCCCTCCTCAGTCTGGGAGATGAGTTTTTTTGACTGCCTGTTCTTTAAAATCTCTGccgtctttttttttaaactgatctaTTTGGCTACTCGAGgtctctgtggcacgtgggatctagtttcctgactggggatagaacccaggtcccctgcgcTGGGAGTTTGGTGTCCTACCCAcgggaccactagggaagtccctgccatCTCTTTTCGTTGGCATCAGCTTCTGGGCTGGTGGGTCCGGCCTGTCCCCGAGTGCGGCCCTCCGGAGTAAGGAGCGACTCGGGCCAGGTTACGTCTCCTCTCTGGACCTTACGATCTCGAGCAACTGCGTCCTCTTGAATGTGGAGGCTGCTGTGCAGATGTTAAGACATCCTGACCTCGTCTCTCTCCAGAGGGCTGTGGGTGGATTTGGGAGGGAGATGAGTATCTCATCTGGCCTGGGACCTCCACCCTTCCCCTTCCCGCCTGTGCTACCtgtcccgggggggggggggcttctgGGGACCCCCAGGTCAAGTAGGAAACAGACAGCACGGAGCGCAGGAGGTGTGACCCCCCGACAGGCTGGATCTGGCAGGTGCTGTCCCCAGCCAGCGAGCAGCCTGCTGGCCATTCCCACGCTCCAGGGAAATCCATTCTAGCGGCGCCTAAGATCGACGTGGAGGTTAtaacttctcccctcccccttcccaagTCACATTAGTTCCTTCAAACCAAACCAAGTCAAGGACTGCAGGCATCAGAGGAcacaggcagggaggcaggaagcGCCTGGTCCAAGACCTCTGAGCcggtgggcggggtggggggcgggtgctGGAGCGGGGCCCCTCCTACCCGGgtgcccaggctcctctctgacgcccctcccctctccccaggtacAACGGCTTGGTGACGGGCACGCGGGCCAAGGGCATCATCGCCATCTGCTGGGTGCTGTCCTTCGCCATCGGCCTGACCCCCATGCTGGGCTGGAACAACTGCAGTCAGCAGGAGGGCCGGAACGGCTCCCAGGTCTGCAGGGAGGGCCAGGTGGCCTGTCTCTTCGAGGACGTGGTGCCCATGGACTACATGGTCTACTACAACTTCTTCGCTTGCGTGCTGGTGCCGCTGCTGCTCATGCTGGGCGTCTATCTGCGCATCTTTCTGGCGGCGCGGCGGCAGCTGAAGCAGACGGAGAgccagccgccgccgccgggcgAGCGGGCGCGGTCCACGCTGCAGAAGGAGGTGCACGCCGCCAAGTCGCTGGCCATCATCGTGGGGCTCTTCGCCCTGTGCTGGCTGCCGCTGCACGTCATCAACTGCTTCACCTTCTTCTGCCCCTCGTGCGGCCACGCCCCGGCCTGGCTCATGTACCTGGCCATCGTCCTGTCGCACGGAAACTCGGTGGTCAACCCCTTCATCTACGCCTACCGCATCCGCGAGTTCCGCCACACCTTCCGCAGGATCCTGCGCACTCACgtgctgcggcggcggcggcggcgcgagcCCTGCAAGGCGGGCGGCCCCGGCGCCCGCGCCCTGGCGGCTCACGACGCGGAGCGCGTGGGTCTCCGCCTCAACGGCCACCCCCCCGGCGGCGTCTGGGCCAACGGCAGCGCCCCCCGGCCCGACGGCCCCGCCCTGGCGCTGCTCAGCGGGTCCCAGCGGGACGCGCGCCTCCCGGACGTGCAGCTCCAGGGCGGGCGCCCAGAGTCCTCTGGCCCCAGGGGCCCCCGGGGCGGAGCGGGAGTATCCTGAGGACCTGCCGAGTCCGCCCCTTCGGGAGGGAAGGAACTTTCTCCTCCCGCTTGGGAGGACTAGTGGCTCTGGGAGCAGAGTGCATGTGCGGAGACCCCCTTTCTCGCGGTCGGTTCCCACTTTGGACCGAGGAGTGAGCCCCCCGCCGGCTGGAGCAGCATGAGGCCCAGCAGGAAGGGTCTGGAGCCCCCGGGGGCGGCCCCGCACCAGGCCAGCGCCGGCCTCCAGCCCCTGAAACACCTCCAAGTGCCGCCGAGTCTCCGTAGAGCAGGCCGGCTGGCCTGAGGCTGGGAAATGGCCCCAAAGGGCACCCTGCCAcactcctcctccccgccccgccaGGCTTTCCAAGGGTTCAGAGCTGCTGCGCTTGGTGGTGGCCTTGGactgttgtatttttttccccaggagaaaaggaaagcctgAGGAAAccctttttattttaccttcccTCCCTGGCTGCTGGCTCTGTTTCAGTCCTGCTGCTAACCTGGCCCCAGGCGTCCGCCACTGCCCTGAGCGGCCGCGCGCGTCCACTTCGAGGCCGGGGGTGGTAGCCGAGGGGACCAGGGCACGGGTGCAGGGAGGCAGTCAGGGCTGGCCAGTAGGGGTGAGTCTAGGTGGCTCCGAGCCGCCCAGGCAGAGGCCCTCTCTGACTGCCTTGCCTTCTGAAGGgaatattattttgttgttttttttctgagataaaataaaaatgagccaCATTGTGTTTTAAGCTTGTCCGGTGAGAATGGTGTCTGAGTTCCTTCCCCTGTCCACAGTCAGGCCTACCACACGCCTATGGTGTGTGTTGCAGCTGTGAGGTAGACGGCCGGCCTGCCTGTCTGCCTGGGGCCGCGGTGGGCTCCAGGGCGCCCCTCTTCCCAGGGAGCAGGCTGTCTGCTTGCAGCAAAATCCACACGTCCATGTGCACCCCCAAAGGAAGGAGGCGCCCCCCGGACCCCCTCAGTGTGGGGAGCAGGCTACTGCCTCCCTGACACCCTTGCAGCCCTCTTCGCCCCCTCCCTGTGGCCACAGGAATCTGGCATCGATGGGGGGTGTGGATAGAGACTACACTGCCTTCCCCTGgagccatcccccaccccccgctcccACCAGGGGGGGTTTCCTGCTCTGACACTGTCTCTGGGCCCTGCCCCCCTCCACCAAGGAGCAGGTGCCCCCCCTTCTGTTCTGGAGAAGCCTGGAGCGAGGGATGGGGGGCAGCCGGGAAGAGCAGGCTGCCCCAGGGAAAGCCAGGCCATGACTCGAGTCTCAGAGGCACACTCAAGGCCCAGACGGAACAGGAGAAGCTGCAGGGGACCCTCACGCAGCCCCGGGAGGACAGGCGCCGGGACAGCAGAGAGAGCAGACCGCCTCTGAACCGAGAGGCTCAgcaccctcccagcccccagcttgTAAACAGCAGACGTGAACTAAAAACCCCAGGTTTGTCTGACCGTGAAGTCCAAAACCTGGATGAGCTATTTCAACCAAACGGGAAACTAGGAAATCACGCCATGTTCCCACCGCTCTGCTGAAGACATGAGACCTGATAGCCGCCCGCTCCCCTTTTTCCCTGCTCCCTGGGTTGCACTGCTCATCTCCGCTCCTACTGAACAGATGTGTGTGTGAGGACCCCAACCAGGCTGGGCTCGCGTCGGCAGTATCTCacggccccacccatcagaggtCCTCCGGGCTGGCTACAGAGAGGAGACGCAGGACGACCCCCGAGCCCCTGCCGCAGAGACGTGGGTGGACGCGGACGGCGGCGGTTCCCAGGAGCGCTCTCGGACAGCCAGGACCGGAACCGCAGAGACCAACGCGCGGTCCACCCCACCCACGCCGGCCGCCCCCGCCCCGTCCACGCTGGCCTGTGCTGGTTGCGGGCAGGGGGCGGAATGGTGGTCGGCTTGGGGCCTGAGGCGGCCAAGAGCACAAAGGCTGAATCCTCCTGACCAAGTTGGGGGGGAGGCCACGGAGAGACCCACAAAGGCCAAAAGAAGAAAGCTTGTCCCTCCAGCCTTTAGCTGAGGCCTCGGGGGAGCAAAGGTTTGGGCTGGGGAGGAACAGAGCCGGGCCTCGAGACGTTTCAGGTACGACTGAGCCCCGGGCCCTCGCAGGGGCAGTCCCGGGGCGACGTGACCCTGCTCCCCTGGGTCCCCAGAGGGCCCCGCGCCCTTTCACCACACACGCCTGTGCAGGCTCCCACTGGGAGCCCGCTTGTATGTGCGTGTACACAGACACAGACGGACGCGTGTGTCACGCCCTGGCTGTATAAGACA includes:
- the ADORA2A gene encoding adenosine receptor A2a; the encoded protein is MPGFAVYIAVELAIAVLAILGNVLVCWAVWLNSNLQNVTNYFVASLAAADIAVGVLAIPFAVTLSTGFCAACHSCLFFACFVLVLTQSSIFSLLAIAIDRYIAIRIPLRYNGLVTGTRAKGIIAICWVLSFAIGLTPMLGWNNCSQQEGRNGSQVCREGQVACLFEDVVPMDYMVYYNFFACVLVPLLLMLGVYLRIFLAARRQLKQTESQPPPPGERARSTLQKEVHAAKSLAIIVGLFALCWLPLHVINCFTFFCPSCGHAPAWLMYLAIVLSHGNSVVNPFIYAYRIREFRHTFRRILRTHVLRRRRRREPCKAGGPGARALAAHDAERVGLRLNGHPPGGVWANGSAPRPDGPALALLSGSQRDARLPDVQLQGGRPESSGPRGPRGGAGVS